From Rhodococcus sp. B7740, one genomic window encodes:
- a CDS encoding PucR family transcriptional regulator produces MTATEFDVHPSPTDLAATMLDGVDDLATELVRRILGAEHAYLESTLLTTEQLYEASRSNLASMLGKLSGRAPMRLESARDAGRLKAEQGVPLAALLHAFRLGGRLVWDELMERSDGRASHALLDMAAQVWALVDVYSDEAAEAYRESADMRARESAEARGRLIRVLFADHGANPTAAADALRTFRIPDHGYFAVVSQEPLTAAMGIDGLIARLRTAGAESVWDAEVDGTVGLICAATESEIDSAVVTLSELCPGRVGVSSVFRSPSGIGDAVGQARLARSCTSSEASPPAPVRYDSVPVPLLLVRDPKSGRIASRQILGDLLALPRAERQSLLDTLDAWFSCGGSTRDAAESLHYHRNTVLYRLRRIAELTGRDFRDPIQAAELYVGLRAYQLLT; encoded by the coding sequence ATGACCGCGACCGAGTTCGATGTGCATCCGTCACCGACCGATCTGGCCGCGACGATGCTCGACGGCGTCGACGATCTCGCGACCGAGCTGGTGCGACGCATCCTGGGGGCCGAGCACGCCTACCTCGAATCGACGCTGCTCACCACCGAGCAGCTCTACGAGGCGTCGCGGAGCAATCTGGCCTCGATGTTGGGCAAGCTGTCCGGTCGTGCTCCCATGCGGCTCGAGTCGGCGCGGGACGCGGGCCGGCTCAAGGCCGAGCAGGGGGTACCGCTGGCTGCCCTGCTGCACGCCTTTCGGCTGGGCGGCAGGTTGGTCTGGGACGAGTTGATGGAACGCTCGGACGGCCGGGCGAGTCATGCGCTGCTGGACATGGCCGCTCAGGTCTGGGCGTTGGTCGACGTGTACTCCGACGAGGCAGCGGAAGCCTATCGAGAGAGCGCCGACATGCGTGCGCGCGAAAGCGCCGAAGCTCGTGGACGCCTCATCCGTGTGCTCTTCGCCGATCACGGCGCGAATCCGACTGCGGCGGCGGACGCGTTGCGAACGTTCCGCATTCCCGACCACGGCTACTTCGCGGTGGTGTCGCAGGAGCCGTTGACCGCAGCGATGGGGATCGACGGATTGATCGCCCGCCTCCGTACCGCGGGTGCCGAATCGGTGTGGGACGCCGAGGTGGACGGTACCGTCGGGCTCATCTGTGCCGCAACGGAATCGGAGATCGACTCCGCTGTGGTCACGCTGAGCGAGCTGTGTCCGGGGCGGGTCGGGGTGAGCTCGGTGTTCCGGTCGCCGTCGGGTATCGGTGACGCCGTAGGCCAGGCCCGGCTGGCGCGGTCGTGCACCTCGAGCGAGGCATCACCGCCCGCACCGGTGCGCTACGACTCGGTGCCGGTGCCGCTACTGCTGGTCCGCGATCCGAAATCGGGCCGGATCGCCTCCCGTCAGATACTCGGCGATCTGCTGGCGTTGCCGCGAGCCGAACGGCAGAGCCTGCTCGATACTCTCGACGCCTGGTTCTCCTGCGGCGGTTCCACCCGCGATGCCGCCGAATCGCTGCACTACCACCGGAACACGGTGTTGTATCGGCTACGTCGAATCGCCGAGCTCACCGGTCGCGACTTCCGTGATCCGATCCAGGCCGCCGAACTGTACGTCGGGCTCAGGGCGTATCAGCTCCTGACCTGA